Proteins encoded by one window of Candidatus Bathyarchaeota archaeon:
- a CDS encoding ABC transporter permease, whose protein sequence is MSLSNNIKSSLDIAFKDLLYFWRMKMLFITFLTLPIVLMFLFGFMFPTVGTSNIYSGKIASPYSNIPIGIVVEDGGATAHNVADQFKQLASSTGLLKIKDFSSFEVAREKIVAGELKGVIVVPNGFTEALKSNRQAVIIVTMDDTSSQLSSVVYSQILMLFKMISSSISASIIKNVNESIDANFIVEPINVERRNLIAGTTSSFEFLAPGFMALNIVMGTLSGLAAAIAREKEQGTLDGILVAPISSYAIITGKVLAQTIRGMAQAFIVLGISMAFFGVKIYGSFLLMLLIMFLGVSSFIGIGIIATTLAPEQETAMTLIMLFQIPSMFICNILFPIEQLPKWLQYIGKMMPLYYAADGLRKVIVLNANFNQIAWDIIVLLLYSIITLSIAIPLFRKALTR, encoded by the coding sequence ATGAGTCTTTCAAATAATATTAAATCTTCTCTTGATATAGCTTTTAAAGATCTTTTATATTTTTGGAGAATGAAAATGCTTTTTATAACTTTTTTAACTCTTCCTATTGTTTTAATGTTTTTGTTTGGTTTTATGTTTCCAACAGTTGGAACAAGCAATATTTATTCAGGTAAAATTGCTTCACCTTACTCTAATATCCCAATTGGAATAGTTGTAGAGGATGGAGGAGCAACCGCTCATAATGTTGCTGATCAATTTAAACAATTAGCTTCTTCAACTGGGCTTTTAAAAATTAAAGATTTTTCAAGTTTTGAAGTTGCAAGAGAGAAAATTGTAGCTGGAGAATTAAAAGGAGTTATTGTTGTTCCAAACGGTTTTACAGAAGCTTTAAAATCTAACCGTCAAGCTGTAATTATTGTTACTATGGATGATACAAGCTCTCAGCTTTCATCAGTTGTATACTCTCAGATTTTAATGCTTTTCAAAATGATTTCAAGCAGTATATCAGCATCTATAATTAAAAATGTTAATGAATCAATTGATGCTAATTTTATAGTTGAACCAATAAATGTTGAAAGAAGAAACTTGATAGCTGGAACAACAAGTTCATTTGAGTTTTTAGCACCAGGCTTTATGGCTTTAAATATAGTTATGGGGACGCTTTCAGGTTTAGCTGCTGCTATAGCGCGAGAAAAAGAGCAAGGTACATTAGATGGAATACTTGTTGCCCCAATCTCAAGCTACGCTATAATAACTGGTAAAGTTTTAGCTCAAACAATTAGAGGGATGGCTCAAGCATTCATAGTTTTAGGTATTTCAATGGCTTTTTTTGGAGTTAAAATTTATGGGAGTTTCCTTTTAATGCTGCTTATAATGTTTTTAGGTGTTTCAAGCTTTATAGGGATTGGAATAATTGCAACAACTCTTGCTCCTGAACAAGAAACAGCAATGACTTTAATTATGCTTTTTCAAATTCCATCAATGTTTATTTGCAATATTTTATTTCCTATAGAGCAGCTTCCAAAATGGCTTCAATATATAGGTAAAATGATGCCGCTTTATTACGCTGCTGATGGATTAAGAAAAGTAATAGTTTTAAATGCTAACTTTAACCAAATAGCATGGGATATAATTGTTCTTTTATTATATTCAATTATAACTTTAAGTATTGCAATTCCGCTTTTTAGAAAAGCTTTAACGAGGTGA
- a CDS encoding ATP-binding cassette domain-containing protein yields MSEVIIAKNLTKKFNSFTAVDHINFEVKEGEIFGFLGPNGAGKSTTIRMLCTLTKPTEGTAIVGGYDVTKQAEKVRRIIGLVAEKLILYPQLTAVENLKFFGKLYGLRGKHLEDRVKELLDMVLLTRFKDFPVGGYSSGMRQRLNIVRGLIHDPKIVFLDEPTAMLDPQSVQFIRDLIKELKKNGKTIVLTTHMMEEAELLSDRVGIIDHGKIIALDTPDNLKKKYNCSSLHEVFLELTGRTLRDSASNNIRVSFMGGI; encoded by the coding sequence ATGAGTGAAGTAATAATCGCTAAAAACTTAACTAAAAAATTTAATAGTTTTACAGCTGTTGATCATATAAATTTTGAAGTTAAAGAAGGTGAAATATTCGGTTTTCTAGGACCTAATGGAGCGGGAAAAAGCACTACTATAAGAATGCTTTGTACACTTACTAAACCAACTGAAGGAACAGCTATTGTTGGAGGTTATGATGTAACTAAACAAGCTGAGAAAGTTAGAAGAATTATTGGGCTTGTAGCTGAAAAACTTATTTTATATCCACAATTAACAGCTGTTGAGAATTTAAAGTTTTTCGGTAAATTATATGGGTTAAGAGGGAAACACCTTGAAGATAGAGTTAAAGAACTGCTTGATATGGTGCTTTTAACTAGATTTAAAGATTTTCCTGTTGGTGGTTACTCAAGTGGTATGCGTCAAAGATTAAATATTGTTAGGGGTTTAATTCATGACCCTAAAATAGTGTTTTTAGATGAGCCTACAGCTATGCTTGATCCACAAAGTGTTCAATTCATTAGGGATTTAATAAAAGAGCTTAAGAAAAATGGAAAAACAATAGTTTTAACAACTCATATGATGGAGGAAGCTGAGCTTCTCTCAGATAGAGTTGGCATAATTGATCATGGAAAAATAATAGCTTTAGACACGCCTGATAATCTTAAGAAAAAATATAATTGTTCTTCTCTTCATGAAGTTTTTCTTGAGCTTACAGGAAGGACGCTTAGAGATTCAGCTTCAAATAATATACGAGTAAGTTTTATGGGAGGAATATAA